In the Hevea brasiliensis isolate MT/VB/25A 57/8 chromosome 8, ASM3005281v1, whole genome shotgun sequence genome, ttaatttttatgagtattttggtattttaattttatttaaattttaggaatttttttgagatttttcggattttaaaaatcgggttcgattttccgaaaatataaactttgatgatttttaaaaattaatttaaagaccacgtggcaaaactaaaaatatatttggagtctatgtatttttctgagttttatggaattttttcggaatttttggacctcgtttttggtcccgaggcagagtaaaaattcaaaattttgtatcctgaatcgaaccggccgaatcgaaccggactggatcggaccggtcgaatcggaccggcccttttccttcttcctttttcttctcccgcgcgcaatggctctctcccttctctcccttgtttctctctcctcctcgccGCCACGGCCGCCTCCCTGCGTCCTCCCCTCGCCGGCGCCGCCTCCCGGTATCCCAGCCGGCTAACGCTGGCCGAAACGCCGCAACGTCCCCTGCGCGCGCCGCGCCGCTTcgacttcctcggccaaatccggccgatccggccaccgattggaccgggtcttgtgtccaaaatcatctactcggcgagagctttccatagacaccaagaacgccgaaatccatcaagcggattgtccgattttagctcgggaagattttagcccatttcgacttttgggctagatttctcgaaaaccgtgaatcccacgagaaaaccgaggccaccagcacgctccattcgtcgagagcttcgcaacgacataaatttcgaatttttccgacaccgtttttcggtgggtcccacggaacttcgcagtgtattttcgagcattaaatgagcttagaaaattctgaaaaatttatgtactaacccccgtgttatgggcttcgtgtaggtatcctcgattcgcggaaattcggcgattgacacAGTACGCAAAATTAGCCGAAcggacccgttaccggaaaagtctccgaattggaccgaggttttggctagccccccattgtcagacgtcccgagtgtgttcccgaagtcggaatcggaaaaggtaaacccgaaccttgctttttcgtaattttctagtgcttaaataggattaaaaatccataaaatattcgtggtagcttagaaaattacgattctttttgcaatagcttagtaatattgctaaggaccgcggggcaaagttttataatttttagagcttgtttggacagtttttgcaaaaatggtcaattatagggactaaattgaaattttgcgtattgtgatgaatgactgatttgatgggcccaggaggggctgtgtgatatgattgaactgttgatatatggattgtgaatatagaagtgcgtttttagcccttttgcaggttgggtaggtcctaggtataggggagactctgccggattttcggcacgatttaggacgtatttggtcttttcatgatttgtattgagttattgtgttaaataattgtaatataattgtcaggtgagccgggacagccttcttcctccgcccagccgcctcagtgaccatcgtcaagtctgtgagtaaaatattaattttaattataatttcgatattattatatgttcagcatgcccatgcatcacttatatgcatatatttatgtagttaaactctaggcacgatttatgttgcattcgtaactgttgatgtgccatggatgttgttgtggtaacttggagcagtgtgcgtgcgttggcgtgcgtgtgatgtggtgtggactatggatagggccaggcgatcacagcttgagtaattcgctgggacccgttccttcgaggggtagtcacggcttgagtaattcgctgggaccctcgatttggttattaagtggaagtccgagcttgagtaattcgctggcaccaggttggatttaagagagctgtatagggaatcagctcccatatgttatgattgattttacagggtgtgtgagtgctccaaattacctttttgatgttatgatgtgaaaatgttgtttatgttgcatttcactctacagggtgcattagttcagatagttatagagattatagttaagattgatattttactctctgagtcgaacgctcactcctgttcaaaaatttttacaggccacaggaggatatttttttgaggttaacctgcttttctccatcgcaggtcgtttatcagtatttgtgtaattctataaacttctagaatttccgcatgtgttagaaatgttatttgatttgggtctgtaaactaaattattattttgggacctgtaaacttaatatgctatgcatgtttgatggattggatgagggagctgagctcccatttattattatgttgatgagtatgtggagggtgagctgagctccccagttgagtattattgtgtttacaggtcgggtgagtcaaaaactccccgttggaaagtccattttatggccggactctgtccgtttgttttcttgaaattgggcccaaatgggccttagagttgggttaatgaacagttaggcttactacgggcctcgggggctttaggctggcccaggtcctagtgccggtccggcccataggttgggtcgtgacaaaatcaCACAAATAACAAGCAATGGAATTTATAGAAAaccaagtcattttaaataatttaCTAAAGAAATAAATTGATTTGGACCTTTCTTCCCATTGGTTGCACTTAAGTACGACGTCGTTTACACACGTTAACCACATTTCAAGATTTCCTTGACAATAGTTGACATTAGTTGTCGCACTCATGCCACGACGTCGCTTTACAACGAACTTATTTATTTAAGCCTGTTGTTTGCTAAATAGCAGGAGCTGAACAAGCCACTAACAATGACACGTAAAGGTTTGTCTATTCAAAGGACAACAAAAGAAGAAAGCAATCCTCCTAATGGCCATGGAAAAACCCTATTACCCAAAAGTTCTCTATCAATTTATACTTGTATCTGTTTTTatgattatttattaatttcagaAATATTTACACTTTTTTTTCCTTATTGTTTTCAGGGAAGAGATTTGTGAAGCCATCAAAGAGATTAAAGGAGATAGATGTTGGCAGAGTAAGTTtaatttccttcactttttcgCATAATTTTTATTAACACTCACTTCTAGTTGGATTTTAACCTAAAATATGGCTGGATTTGAATGTTCTAATCATGCAAAAGCTCATAAAATCTAGACGTATTGAAACATATTATATTCTAATTTGCTAGCCATGAAAATGGAAAAATGGGGAGAGAGAGATTCAAGTAACCTAAGAGAATGTTGTTTAACCCAGCATAAGGTGATGCACATTCATGCAACGGCATGTATATTATCATCCATATTTGTTCTTGTATATgatgattgtgttttgaattctGTTTCTAAGTTTCTTGATGGCCTTTTTCTGATGGGAACAGGTGTTAAGCAAATTCATTACCCAGTGTAATGAGGTGAAAGCAGCCACTATTGCTAACAAGGAAGGTGGTCAACTAAGTATTGTCAAGGCACCACAGTATTGCCAAGGCACCACCAGAGCCTGCTGGTGCTGCAAAGAAATAGATTTAGGTGATGGTGCAGAAGCATGATGTAGAAATTTACACTATCTTCAAACATGTTCAGAACATGGTGTTTTGGTGAGTCTTGTTCTTTCTATTTGTGTTGATTCCCGCCCAGTTAGTCTATTTTAGGCTTTGAAGTTTTTACATTGTAGCAGATGGAATGTTCCCCAGGTTTTGGCAGAATGAGATCTAAATAATTCTGTCACAAATTTTCTCTTTCCTTTTTGGGTTTGTAAAGCTCTTCTCACTTACAGTTGAAAGAAGAGATTTTATTGTAAATTGTGATGATGACTTTGGGAAGCTCCCTTCAGCTGTACCAAGGTTCTAGTATGATGCCTTCGAAAGGTCTCTTGCTAATTATGTTAATCGTCTCCTTCCTTGTAGTCACTAATGTTTCTTCCTTTTCATTGTCACTAGCCACCGATACAGCACCAACGAGTATATATGTAGCATCTATCAACTATCATAAAGGCAGATTGTGGATAATGTAGCATCTATTCTATTTAATAGAGATAGTATATCAATTGAATTAGAGGGTGTAGGCTCTATTTGCAACCATTCTTGTCCATTAGCCTTGTGGGATCTTTGTTTAAGCGAAGGGCAACAGAACACATACAAATGAAAAATAGAGGAACATCAAAACATGAATTAGTAATTGCCCATTACAACAACATAAACAGTTTCATCACACAACCCGAAATTACTCGAACAGAAATTGTATCCAAATTGACGTCACTTTCTCCTAGCACAACATGAAATTATTATTCCTCGAGGGCCACGGTCTGTTACTTCCTCTTCTAGGTGATAACCCTCCATTTTTTTTCCTAGTCACTATCCATCCCATCCTCTTGAGGTCACTTTCTTCATTTTAGCATAACAGACAAGTTAGATACGCAAAGACTAATAACTCAGTAGAGTAAACGGCTTAGTTATTTTTAAGTCGATTACCTGGTTTAGAGACGGGATAATTGGCCTTTACTCTTGTGGTGACTTTATTTAAGCAGAGTACAGTTTCTGGACCACAAAATCTTCAGTGTCACTACTTGTCTGTTCCTCTTCACAATAGAGCTTCAAACTCTAGTTCTACATTTAAAACACAACAGGAATGTCATAAAGAAATATGAAGCATGCGTCATAAAATAAATAGGGTCTTAAATTCCATTGTATAGGAGTTATTTTCACGAGGAGTCTAAATCCCAATTCACGTCTAATAAAAAGAAGCTTTCAGTTGTTATTCTTAAAATTGATTTACCTGGGTCAAAGATAGGTCTTTCATCTATCCCAACACTAGGAATGTAGGCTATTTTCAGCCATTCTTGCCCTTTACCCTTTTGGCATCCTTGTTTTAGTATAGGATAATCCTTGATATGCAGTTTCAAAAGTGAGGGAGACAGACCATTGCTTGGAAAAGAAGCAAGCCTGGGCCAACCTTGGAGAGACAGATATTCAAGTGAAGTGAGGTTCTGAAACCCCTTGGTGGAGAGGTATTCCAGCTTTGGAAAGTCTCTAATGTATAGCTTGGCAAGAGAGGTAGGCAGCATCATTCCCATCTCATATTGGGATTTCCAACTTTAATACTGAGCTCTGTAAGAGAGGCGAATTTGTGCAAGCCCCATTCAAACAGTGCCTTACAGATCACAGGACTGTAAATCCGAAGTGTTGTTAGGTTGGTGGGGAAGCCTTGTTTTGGAAAGGATACGATGCCTGGACAATTAAATATCTCTAATTGTTGAAGAGACAAGAGGTTGTGAATGTTCCCAGGAAGGGCCTCTAGTCTCTCACAGCCGTGcatttggagttttttgggaCAGGCCGTGGGCAAACCTCCCTGTGGGAAGGAAACAAGATTTGTACAGAAACAAATACTAATCTCCTGAAGATTGATGAGCAGACCCATGTCGTCGGGTAAGGAATTCAGATAATAGCAATTTTTAATCTGAATACGTTCAAGAAATGTGTTATTGCCAAACCTCCTAGCTATTGATTTCTACTAAAAGCAGTCAACAATCTCGAGGTGTTGAAGCCTAGCTGGTAAATTTCCACCCGGCGACAAGCTCCTCAACTCAGGGCAAGAATCTACCACCAGCCTTTTTAGAGTTGGAGGTAGCTGGCCTCTTACAAGGGACTTCAGAGAACGACAGCTTTCAATTTTCAACTCTTCAAGACATGTACTTTTGTAAATCATTGCATCGGGTAAAGAAGTAAGATCATAGCAATTTTCAATGCGAATCACTCTCAGCTTGGAAAGAGAATAATTAGCTTGTAGGAAGGAAACAATACATGATGCGAAAGAGGGCCTCTGGTTTCTGAGGGACTTGATGCTATGAAGCCATTTTGCCAGTGTTTTAAGATTTATACAACCACGTAACTCCAAAAATTCAAGTTCACTGCCATTCAACCACTGTAGGAGCTTCCCATCTTCTCCAGCAGCTACCACTGAGGTTCGTTGAGGACATTTATTAAACACCCATTGCGGAATATCCCCCATAGAAGAGCCAAAATGAAACCCCTGAACCGTCAAATCTTTGGTCCTCTTTAATTGCTCCATGCACTGATCATTTGGGGATGTAAGGTTTTCGATCCCACTTAATCGCACCGAGCTTAGTGATCTAAGGTCAACCAGATATCTACAACCACCTTTTTGCACCTTTCAATTTTCAAAACAGAGACTATCTTTGGGAGTGATACGATTAACTGTGGACAGTCACGAATCACAAGCTTTTCCAAAGAACAAATATGGCTGGGTAAATTTCCTGATAGGAGAGAACAGTTTTCAACTACAAGTTCACGCAAGCTAGGGGATTCAACTCCACTTGGGTTCCACCTTTCCCACCCTCTCATGTTCATAAAACAGAGTCTCTCAAGTGCTGGAAAAGGATGTCAATTAACAACAGAGATATcccaaagaaactcaagattaaCCCTTTTCACACCAGCCAACCCATTAACAAGAAGGTGTTTCAGAGAACGTAGCTGCCCAAGTTGTGGCAAGGAGATGCAATTCTTACAATCCTCTAGCCTTAGGAAAACTAAATTCTGGAAAGAAACTCTACCACCCAAGATGGGAATTTTGTCCCAGTGTAGCCTATTATAGATAACTTTTCCAGTTTTCTGTGCGGCTGCAGCGACTCAAGAACATCTTCATCGAGTCTATTTATCTCATTTCTTGTATCATCACATTCCCATTCCAGCGATAAAGCATCTAGTTCCTTCTTATCTATTAACTCGGCCTCCCTCGCTTGCAGAGCATCAACCACAT is a window encoding:
- the LOC131181988 gene encoding putative disease resistance RPP13-like protein 1; amino-acid sequence: MEELGGKYFYDLFSRSVFQSSSNGESRFIMHDLMNDLAQWVAGKTCFRLEEESSRVEEKARHSSYVRGEFDCIKKFQPFHKITCLRTFLPLAKQDTYGYGRNGYLTSNVLFELLPKLRYLRVLSFSHCNISEVPDSVGLLKHLRYLNLSHTKIKTLPELITSLKNLQTLLLRGCQRLKTLPSEMGNLINPRHLDIANVDLPFVYSTGADIVALKDLKFLRGSLRISELGNVVDALQAREAELIDKKELDALSLEWECDDTRNEINRLDEDVLESLQPHRKLEKLSIIGYTGTKFPSWVVQKGGCRYLVDLRSLSSVRLSGIENLTSPNDQCMEQLKRTKDLTVQGFHFGSSMGDIPQWVFNKCPQRTSVVAAGEDGKLLQWLNGSELEFLELRGCINLKTLAKWLHSIKSLRNQRPSFASCIVSFLQANYSLSKLRVIRIENCYDLTSLPDAMIYKSTCLEELKIESCRSLKSLVRGQLPPTLKRLVVDSCPELRSLSPGGNLPARLQHLEIVDCF